From Actinomycetota bacterium, a single genomic window includes:
- a CDS encoding sulfotransferase, which translates to MIGAGFGRTGTASLKAALEMLGYGPCYHMSTVIRDPYRVRQWLEISHGRGLGWDEVFAGFQSALDWPAAAYWRELAEHYPGAKVILTVRDPDRWYDSVSATIFARALAEARPLPLRRRIIRWLVAHRAPDFALYPRMARATMVDRVFGGRIDDRKHAIEVFERHLAEVRATIPADRLLVFDVADGWPPLCEFLGVPVPGEPFPQVNEREAWHQKRRGRLLRLIVLGR; encoded by the coding sequence GTGATCGGTGCGGGTTTCGGCCGGACCGGCACGGCCTCGCTCAAGGCGGCGCTGGAGATGCTGGGATACGGCCCGTGCTACCACATGTCCACCGTCATCCGGGATCCGTACCGGGTCCGTCAGTGGCTGGAGATCTCGCATGGCCGCGGCCTCGGCTGGGATGAGGTGTTCGCCGGCTTCCAGAGTGCGCTGGACTGGCCGGCCGCCGCGTACTGGCGGGAACTGGCCGAGCACTACCCCGGCGCCAAGGTCATCCTCACCGTCCGAGACCCGGACCGGTGGTACGACAGCGTCAGCGCGACCATCTTCGCCCGTGCGCTGGCTGAAGCACGGCCGCTCCCGCTGCGCCGCCGGATCATCCGGTGGCTGGTCGCCCACCGTGCTCCGGACTTCGCCCTCTATCCCCGGATGGCGCGGGCCACCATGGTGGACCGCGTGTTCGGCGGCCGCATCGACGACCGCAAGCATGCGATCGAGGTCTTCGAACGGCACCTCGCCGAGGTGCGGGCCACGATCCCGGCCGACCGGCTGCTGGTCTTCGACGTCGCCGACGGCTGGCCACCGCTGTGCGAGTTCCTCGGTGTCCCCGTCCCCGGCGAGCCCTTTCCCCAGGTCAACGAACGCGAAGCGTGGCATCAGAAGCGTCGTGGCAGGCTGCTCCGGCTCATCGTCCTCGGCCGCTGA
- a CDS encoding cytochrome P450 encodes MASLPLWLPRGVVALRIRVFAHLNGHEGIPVPGDLVGAAQFKEVYSHPAANGRSRGAGLSDLFWYWLSPGAELHQEHLEAGDRYQEIARTTRRILGVPRARAEALAERCSARALSGIQGPRLVRLRDLMMPAWAEFYYEVVFGERCPPLARDLIVDNADDVVTALKCCGLRHMDRRDRLTRFLTDRLEAGGLPHELPSGLSTRERALYLQGTFFNTAIVQTSEAVAHLLMVLAQHPEAQTRAVGDDRYLDQVIEETFRLYPLFGIAHRITTGEIAVSNGVTLPAGSVLCFNYPAFHRVGFDDPDHFDPSRWETLSAREANHIPFGVATNRSCPAWRLAPITMRVAARETMRRFALYSSASHTRSMPNRGPCLLVPREGPHGARRALLAYIWLRDRWEDVARSVVQLILGTYMVRDARRLRLCQRHFEAQEGDPEAAENLPAATDGP; translated from the coding sequence GTGGCGAGCCTCCCGTTGTGGCTGCCGAGGGGGGTCGTCGCGCTGCGCATCCGCGTCTTCGCCCACCTCAACGGCCACGAGGGGATTCCTGTGCCCGGCGACCTCGTCGGCGCCGCGCAGTTCAAGGAGGTCTACTCCCATCCGGCGGCGAACGGGCGCAGCCGGGGGGCTGGCCTGTCGGACCTGTTCTGGTACTGGTTGTCACCGGGCGCCGAGCTGCACCAGGAGCACCTGGAGGCGGGGGATCGCTACCAGGAGATCGCCCGCACGACCAGGCGCATCCTCGGCGTGCCCCGCGCCCGGGCCGAGGCGCTGGCGGAGCGATGCTCGGCCCGGGCGCTCAGCGGCATCCAGGGCCCCCGGCTGGTGCGGCTCCGCGACCTCATGATGCCGGCATGGGCCGAGTTCTACTACGAGGTCGTGTTCGGGGAGCGCTGTCCGCCCCTGGCGCGTGACCTCATCGTGGACAACGCCGACGACGTCGTGACCGCGCTCAAGTGCTGCGGGCTGCGGCACATGGACCGGCGGGACCGTCTGACCCGGTTCCTCACCGACCGGCTCGAAGCCGGCGGCCTGCCCCACGAGCTTCCCTCGGGCCTGTCGACCCGGGAGCGTGCCCTCTACCTGCAGGGCACCTTCTTCAACACCGCGATCGTGCAGACGTCTGAGGCGGTGGCCCACCTGCTGATGGTGCTCGCACAGCACCCCGAGGCGCAGACCCGGGCAGTGGGGGACGACCGCTACCTCGACCAGGTCATCGAGGAGACCTTCCGCCTCTACCCGCTCTTCGGGATCGCCCACCGCATCACCACCGGGGAGATCGCGGTCAGCAATGGCGTCACCCTCCCGGCGGGCTCGGTGCTGTGCTTCAACTACCCCGCGTTCCATCGCGTCGGCTTCGATGATCCTGACCACTTCGACCCGTCGCGGTGGGAGACGCTTTCCGCACGGGAGGCCAACCACATCCCGTTCGGTGTGGCCACCAACCGCTCGTGTCCGGCGTGGCGGCTGGCGCCGATCACCATGCGGGTCGCCGCCCGTGAGACGATGAGACGCTTCGCACTGTACTCGTCGGCGTCCCACACCCGCTCGATGCCGAACCGTGGGCCATGCCTGCTCGTGCCGCGGGAGGGACCACACGGTGCTCGTCGCGCACTGCTGGCCTACATCTGGCTCCGCGATAGATGGGAGGACGTCGCCCGCAGCGTCGTCCAGCTCATCCTCGGAACCTACATGGTGCGCGACGCACGCCGGCTGCGCCTGTGCCAGCGCCATTTTGAAGCGCAGGAGGGGGATCCGGAAGCGGCTGAAAACCTGCCGGCGGCAACCGACGGACCCTGA
- a CDS encoding alpha-hydroxy acid oxidase → MEPLSLRELEEEARRHLEPAVYDFFAGGAGDEVTVRANETAFAHIGLVPRVLRGSQTRDLAVALLGRRAAQPVIVAPTAFHRLAHPDGELATARAAAKAGLIMVVSMASTVAIEELAETGADLWFQLYVQPDLGFTEQLVRRAEAAGSAAVMVSVDSPVFGRRERDLRNGFLDLPPGMACAHMDGRPIAFRADLSWDHIDWLRSVTALPIVLKGVVHPQDARLAVDRGIDALAVSNHGGRQLDTVPATIELLPPVADAVGGTVPLLLDGGVRRGTDVLKALALGADAVAIGRPVLWGLAVDGENGVARVLDMLGAELGQALALCGCRSPRDVSSDLIWRKTCSRCSS, encoded by the coding sequence ATGGAGCCCCTCTCGCTCCGGGAGCTCGAGGAGGAGGCACGCCGCCACCTCGAGCCTGCCGTCTACGATTTCTTCGCCGGCGGCGCCGGCGACGAGGTCACCGTGCGGGCCAACGAGACGGCCTTCGCCCACATCGGCCTGGTACCACGCGTGCTGCGCGGCAGCCAGACACGGGACCTGGCTGTCGCCCTGCTCGGCCGCCGCGCTGCCCAGCCCGTCATCGTCGCACCGACCGCGTTCCACCGGCTCGCTCACCCCGACGGGGAGCTGGCAACCGCGCGAGCCGCCGCGAAGGCCGGCCTGATCATGGTCGTCAGCATGGCGTCGACGGTGGCGATCGAGGAGCTCGCCGAGACCGGCGCCGATCTGTGGTTCCAGCTCTACGTCCAGCCCGACCTCGGCTTCACCGAGCAGCTCGTCCGGCGTGCCGAGGCGGCGGGCAGCGCGGCGGTGATGGTGTCGGTGGACTCGCCGGTGTTCGGCCGCCGCGAGCGGGACCTGCGCAACGGCTTCCTCGACCTCCCACCCGGAATGGCCTGCGCGCACATGGACGGACGGCCGATCGCCTTCCGGGCCGACCTGTCCTGGGACCACATCGACTGGCTGCGGTCGGTCACCGCGCTGCCGATCGTGCTCAAGGGTGTCGTCCACCCACAGGACGCGCGGCTGGCGGTGGACCGCGGAATCGACGCGCTCGCCGTCTCCAACCACGGCGGACGCCAGCTCGACACCGTGCCGGCCACGATCGAGCTGCTGCCACCCGTCGCGGACGCCGTCGGCGGGACGGTTCCGCTGCTGCTGGACGGCGGAGTCCGTCGCGGCACCGACGTCCTCAAGGCCCTGGCCCTCGGCGCGGACGCCGTCGCGATCGGGCGTCCCGTCCTGTGGGGGCTCGCAGTGGACGGCGAGAACGGCGTCGCCCGGGTGCTGGACATGCTCGGCGCCGAGCTCGGCCAGGCACTGGCCCTGTGCGGCTGCCGCTCGCCACGCGACGTGAGCTCCGATCTCATCTGGAGGAAGACGTGCTCCCGGTGTTCGTCCTGA
- a CDS encoding NAD(P)-binding domain-containing protein → MDYLVIGAGPAGLQLGFFLERAGRDYLVVEAGPAPGTFFRRFPRHRQLISINKPHTGWDDPELNLRRDWNSLLSDDPHLRFTRYTGRYLPAADDMVRYLADFASAFHLRVRYDTRVVRVSHHDGAFRTTDDQGGIYEAKRLVVATGVSVPYVPPIPGIETAELYGTVSVDPNDFMDQRVLIIGKGNSGFETADNLIETAAVIHVAGPESIRMAWRTHYVGHLRAVNNNLLDTYQLKSQNALLDGTIQRIERRNGSYLVTVSFARANEVTKDIPYDRVIVCTGFRFEPSIFDPTCRPELVIDDRFPAQTAEWESVNVPDLYFAGTLMQVRDFKRSTGGFIHGFRYGIRALHHMLERKYHGEEWPHRLLPAEPQALADAVITRVNRSSALWQQFGFLCDLITVDPDGTARHYEELPVDYVLRNTTGDYVTVTLEYGPDHDRFDPFDISVGRIAQSDAESAAKGRYLHPVVRAYRLGAFVAEHHVTENLENEWTDETVHREPLQAFLARELGRVPA, encoded by the coding sequence ATGGACTATCTGGTGATCGGCGCGGGTCCGGCAGGGCTGCAGCTCGGCTTCTTCCTGGAGCGGGCCGGACGGGACTACCTGGTCGTCGAGGCCGGTCCGGCGCCAGGCACGTTTTTCCGTCGGTTCCCCCGGCACCGGCAGCTCATCTCGATCAACAAGCCGCACACCGGCTGGGACGACCCCGAGCTCAACCTGCGCAGGGACTGGAACTCGCTGCTGTCCGACGACCCACACCTGCGCTTCACGCGCTACACCGGCCGCTACCTCCCCGCCGCCGACGACATGGTCCGGTATCTGGCGGATTTCGCCAGCGCGTTCCATCTGCGTGTCCGTTACGACACCCGGGTCGTCCGCGTCAGCCACCACGACGGGGCGTTCCGCACGACCGACGACCAGGGTGGGATCTACGAGGCGAAGCGGCTGGTTGTGGCGACCGGCGTCTCGGTGCCGTACGTCCCACCGATCCCCGGTATCGAGACCGCGGAGCTGTACGGCACCGTCTCGGTGGACCCCAATGACTTCATGGATCAACGGGTGCTGATCATCGGCAAGGGCAACTCCGGATTCGAGACCGCGGACAACCTGATCGAGACGGCGGCGGTGATCCACGTCGCGGGCCCGGAGTCCATCCGGATGGCGTGGCGGACCCACTACGTGGGGCATCTGCGCGCGGTCAACAACAACCTGCTCGACACCTATCAGCTCAAGTCGCAGAACGCGCTCCTCGACGGGACGATCCAGCGCATCGAGCGCCGGAACGGCTCCTATCTGGTCACGGTGAGCTTCGCCCGGGCGAACGAGGTCACCAAGGACATCCCCTACGACCGGGTGATCGTGTGCACCGGCTTCCGGTTCGAGCCGTCGATCTTCGACCCGACCTGCCGTCCCGAGCTGGTCATCGACGACCGCTTCCCCGCCCAGACGGCCGAGTGGGAGTCGGTCAACGTCCCGGACCTGTACTTCGCCGGGACGCTCATGCAGGTCCGCGACTTCAAGCGGTCGACCGGCGGGTTCATCCACGGCTTCCGGTACGGGATCCGGGCCCTGCATCACATGCTGGAACGCAAGTACCACGGGGAGGAATGGCCCCATCGGCTCCTCCCCGCCGAGCCCCAGGCGCTGGCGGACGCCGTGATCACCCGGGTCAACCGGTCCTCGGCCCTCTGGCAGCAGTTCGGCTTCCTCTGCGACCTGATCACGGTCGACCCGGACGGGACCGCTCGCCACTACGAGGAGCTGCCCGTCGACTACGTCCTGAGAAACACCACCGGCGACTACGTCACGGTCACCCTGGAGTACGGCCCCGACCACGACCGGTTCGACCCGTTCGACATCTCGGTGGGCCGCATCGCCCAGTCCGACGCCGAGTCCGCGGCCAAGGGCCGCTACCTGCACCCGGTCGTCCGGGCGTACCGGCTCGGAGCGTTCGTCGCAGAGCACCACGTGACCGAGAACCTCGAGAACGAATGGACCGACGAGACCGTGCACCGGGAACCGCTGCAAGCCTTCCTCGCCCGCGAGCTGGGCCGGGTCCCGGCCTGA